TCGCCTGTTCAAGCATATTACTTGCGGTTTCTGCCATTTTAGGGATATCTACAAGAGGTTTGACATGTTCTCCTTTCATCCTCTCGGCAATCTCTGCGATATTCACTGCCAGGTCGCTCATTCTCTCAATATCTATTGCTATCTTAAGACACGAGGTAACAAATCTCATATCTCCTGCCGTGGGACTTTGGAGTGCAATGATCTGGGATATCGATCTTTCTATCTTCATTTCATAGTCATCGATGGGCTGATCTCCATCGACAACACTTTTTGCAAGTTCCCTGTCAAGCTCTTTAAGTGCCTTTATCGAGTTATCAATGGCTATATTTGCCAATTTTCCCATTGCGCTTACATCACTTCTTAAAGTGTTAAGACTTTCATGGTATTTTGCTCGTGTCATTTGTCCACCCTGATTATAATATAAGATTATCTTTATGGTTTTATACGTTTGTTATG
The sequence above is a segment of the uncultured Methanolobus sp. genome. Coding sequences within it:
- the phoU gene encoding phosphate signaling complex protein PhoU: MTRAKYHESLNTLRSDVSAMGKLANIAIDNSIKALKELDRELAKSVVDGDQPIDDYEMKIERSISQIIALQSPTAGDMRFVTSCLKIAIDIERMSDLAVNIAEIAERMKGEHVKPLVDIPKMAETASNMLEQAMIAFETNNAELAETTAKKDDEIDRAFYAIEKELIEMMVADESIITNASHLLFVLRYIERIGDHACNICESVVYIANAQRKNLN